The sequence GCCATAGTCTACAACTACACAGTCTACAGTCCCATCTAATGAAATCGATATTCTATGAATGCCATTATAGTCAGACCTTTAAATAATTAAGTTTTTATGATTAAAACCAGGTAAATATATACGAATGACTTTGGGAGCAGCTGTAATTTGTAAGGTGCTCTGGTTGCCTGATAACCAACCCAACCCCATACTAATATCAAATGTTTTCATAAAGAGGAGCAATCTATCTACAACAATAAGTTACTTAAATTTACAGTTAGCACATGTTTCTGTTTTGGCAAAgacattacatatgtacacacacacacacacacacacacacatacacacacaaacaaacacacagacactcacatacacagacacacagagacacacacatacacacacacattctcacacacacagacacatacacagacacatacggacatacacacacacacactcgcgcacacacacacacagacacacagacagacagacagacagacagacacacacacacacacacacataaccaTCATTGATGAGATACAGATACAAGGCATAATGTCTTTCACTGGTGAATACTTACAGTGATGCGGCCTGCAAAAACAAATTACCAGTCACGAGCAAAGTCAAACAATTTTTCTCTGACAATGCATTAAATCAAACTGTTGGAATTTGTCTGTGATATTTGTCATCCAAGTGTCATCTACTTAAACAATCTGCCTGAGAATTATCTAACCCTCTGATATGTTTAGCCTTGATTTCAAACTGATGTAAGGTACAGTAAAATAAGAATTCCCTTGCACAAGTACCATCAAATTGTCTCTACTGTGACCAGAGTTGATGACCATAACTGTGGCCTCATTGTCACATGCTGGCCTTTCCAGTTTTGACCCCATAGTTTAGCTGCAACAGTGACCGCTAACATGTCCAATGCTGAGATGTGTAgtttttgtctgtttgtgttcTGAGAATTTTGCATGAAAGTACACCTTTCTTTTTCCACTGAGTCAACTTGGATATTATGATTTCAATTTGCTCATTAGTTACAAACATCATCATTGTTTTTAAGCTAAATCCAATGCCTAAGAATGTCATGATTGTGGTAGATGGCACAGctttatttacattttcttGTGGAAAAAATACTCCTAACTCGGTGAAAGAGTGTAATGCTTTGGTTGGCAAATCCAGTCTTACGAACAAATCCAAGTAGTTTATGCTGGTGTAATCATACTGATGGTGTCGGTAAGTCATGGTATTAGTTATACATTGACATATCATTGCTGCACTGTGAATTCTAAAGGGGAAGAGGATATCAAAGTAAATGCTACTCCTCCATTCATGGACAAGGAGATAATAGTCACGAGGGTCAATGTATAGTTGTTTATAAACCTGGCTCAGTTCTCGTTTGAACATCAAAGAGCCTTTCCCGTGACTGTGTATGAGAGCTGCAAATGTATCAACAGTAGGGTACTTTAATGTAAACTCAATGCCTAAGTAAGAATTCACAGGAATACAGTCATTAACAGAGATGTCTGATGGGAAACTTAAGTCTACAATTATATGTTGTTCACTAGATTCTTTCTTGGTGTTGAGAGTGGTGATACTGCCAGTGGTACATCAAATGGGTTTGAAGCAAAGGACTCtgccctgtgtgtgtgtgtgtgtgtgtgtagtgtgtgCATACaagcatatgtgtgtgtgtgtgtgtgtgtgtgtgtgtgtgtgtgtgtgtgtgtgtgtgtgtgtgtgcatgtgcatgcgtGTGACATAACATTATCTTGTACACACCCACTTAACCCACATGCCTTCAAAGTTATTTTCTAAATTATACAgaatcttcttcttcttcttcttcctctaTGGCAGATATTAGGTTTCTCTGTTCACTATGAATCTGTAAAAAATGTCAGAAAATATTTGATGGGTAAAGACTATGGCCGATCCCTATGAGATGCCAgtgtaagtgtggtgtacttggggtatCTGCACAAGTGCTTACAGTGTACTCTGCGGCCATACTTTCATGAGGGTAGTGAGTTAAAGTACAGCAGAAAATACTGCAAGCACGAGCGCTAATATCCCCGAGTACCCACACTTGAACTCACGTGGCGTACGGTTCTGTTtttattacacatacatgtattatcaaaaaCAGCAAATGTGTCACATGCTTTTGTGAtcggaaacacaattttttatattttgcctTATTTACTTACCCTGCCATTTCTTTTCAACTGCGTTTGTGTTTGAGATGACTCTGCACTTTCTTTCTCTGGAAACGTCAGCTTACTTGCATTGTATACAAAGATAGCTAGCAACACGACTGGTGCTTGCAGGAAAAAGTTCAAACTTGGTTCGAAATGGAGAAAGGCAATTGAGTAGGTAATAACAACAACAGTCACCGTTGATGAAGACATAACGTGGAACATATTGTCtctaaatttcaaaattgttgcGATAGTTAATCCAAAACAGGaatttgtcaatattaatatcattgcatatatattatatccGTAAAAAAATCCACACTCATAAATCCTGTTTCGATATTCTTGATGtatgataagtgaaagtgaattaaagattacaccaaaaatatataatttactgttttgtacatatatactgtcTTCCATTCCTTTCCCTTCCTTGAAGATCTTCTCATTGTAAATGTTAGCCGTTGAGGCGATAAGACACTGGGTCAGGACTAGTAAATGACCATGTGTGAACTTGAACTTTTGTGTTGTTTCCtcattatctttatttttaacactGTGAGTTTTCCTTGGGCGACACATGTCATCATTATGAATGGTATTTGGTGATACTGTAGAAACCACGATATGGTCGATGGCGTGGTCTTTGTGTTGGTTGACATGATTCTGGTTACTGTTTTCAGTTGATAATGCCACAAGTGATAAAAACAGTATCACCACTGCTGCCCATTGTACACTGCTGAATTTTCTCCTGTTCAAAAACAATACATAAGATTATTGggattttaatatgtttataataataataataataataacaatcttAATTTGTCCAAATActttcggaaatttgttgaatgatcACTATGGTGCAGCACCCTAGTGTTGTTAAAGCAGGAGGAAATACAGGAATACCTCGGAcaaacctgcattgtttggcagggtcaaactgagcatcacccttcttacatacagacctggttagtTTTCAATCAACTGTCGGCTGGGTTCAAACCAAGaatgcagaggtaagaggcataTAAGCTAACTGCTCTGCCTCTGACAACCCATGGTTAAGGTTCCTATTATGTTTCATATCCTAATACACCAAATTTCAGTtatcataaagacaaaagattgcatagtttggccactaggagtgctgttcaaaagtgttttttttttttttgaacgGAAGTGAGAGCCAGGCCAGGATAGTTGAGTATTAAAGGTTCCTTTGGTAAAAAACAATCTTTCCCTTGTAATTCAAGGCAAAAGTTGGCGACATTCTCAATGAATCAAAACATTCTGCTAACATTGTGGCAGATCACAACATTTTTGGGAACTAGCTCATACAGGAGTTATCttagccacattttgttgatgGTTTCATGTACTGTCATGAGCTCTATTGTAAATCTAACGTATACCATGCATATCTGTTTCTATGGTGGTCTGAACTTTTACTTGACAAGTCATTTTGTAATGGGTACaaactcaaaacaaaacaacataaatACACCGATATGATGTTTTCcaacagggaacttgcaaacccaccatcttgaataatctgaatgttgcattatgggaactatgatgacaaatatgaataaattactaTTTTAAATGATggtgttatattgtttgtaacaacaaataatgtagtcatggttaccctgaccattgtaggaggtttattctattaatagctccagattaggtattacgataactacCGTACAGATAATCctatagtcctttgcatctgagcatgttCACTCTAGACTGCAAGTTGTCTATTTAGCACCATCAAAACATTGCAGgcatttttgaacaaaattgttgCTGGATATTCAATGCATCAGACTTTTTAGAGACAAAAATCCCAAAAGACActgatttacatataatttacatataatttacataacactTACCTCAATATGAGTCTGAAGAGAATTGATGTTGTAATTACTACAAAGTTGGATAGCAACACTGCTACAGCCTGTATGTCGACAAAATAGTcgacaaaaacagaagaaataGTAATCAGGACAATGCATGTATAGATGAGtcattataaaaaaattatgtggttctgattacgctcaattttggaataggtagggtaggtagattttttattttattttatcatatattttgttttggtgTCTACTTCAGGTCTTCCATGgctttccaaatggtctctgtgttatttacttgttcctatcagatgtacagccattacagattgaaagaacagttttacataGTTTTTTATGATGaagtcagtttctgcatccattatttcttgtgagacttcacaatttttgcaatttcattattttttccttGAAAATTGTTAGGGTCGGCActgaaaaaactaggtggggtctggtaaccggaaccaaacaattatttttttaaggcCTTATCAGAATGACTTGCTATAGTAATAACTGTGAAGCATTACCATGTGTTTATTTTGACCACATTTCAGGGTCTCTTTTTCATTTTCTGCTCTATTTATCACATGTATCACTAtgtaaaatttgatgaaaacatgGATTCTAATCTGTATTACACATACAACTTGTTAAATACTTACTGGTCCAAAGGCCATAATTGTATAAAAATTTATCAAGTTATCAAGAAAATACAGAATTCCTGGTACAGCCCACTTGAAGAGTGCTGGCACATCTTTCTTAGGTATGTAGAACATTTCTTTACATGATTTACCCTCTACAAGAAAGGAATGATGAAATGTTATTACATCCTCATAATTGTACAATAAGATCAACATTATATATCTTTTACATCTGAAAGGCATTTTTATTGGAATGTATTTTCAACTTCCTTTAGTGTTACTACAGCGGCAATCTAAGTTTTTtacagatagacacaaactaaaactataacTGTTTGTTATAGTAGATTGATGGGTGAAACCATGATACCGGTACGTGGGTGTCTACGACTTGCAGATATAATCAACCTTTAATCAAGACAGTGAGTGACTACTTCAGGAAAACATAAATATAGCCACATgaacaggcacacacacacacaaacacacacacacacacacacacacacacacacacacacacagacagacagagagagagagaccaaGACACTcgaatacatacacatatatacatacaggcACATAATCAgagacatgcacacagacacatacatacatacatacatacatacatacatacatacatacatacatacatacatacatacatacatacatacatacatacatacatacatacatacatacatacatacatacatacatacatatacacatacatacgtacatacatacatacatacatacatacatacatacatacatacatacatacatacatacatacatacatacatacatacatacatacatacatatacacatacatacgtacatacatacatacatacatacatacatacatacatacatacatacatacatacatacatacatacatacatacatacatacatacataaatttcaaaattaggcatacacagatacacacacacatgatgtgACACATTCTATACTATAAAGTGTTTGTACCTTCACTTAGTTCAACTATGCACTTGATAATAAATCTATCAACATTTGATAGCAATGATCAACATCtaagatataatataatatacatatatataccttTGACCATGAGTCTTATGGCTAGAGTACTGCAGATTATCAACTTGACTAACTCAGCACACACATTTACTGTTACTGGTAAATACTCAAACAAATGATCTAGTTAACAAGAGGAaataaagtttatataaatgttttgtcaaAAAACAGAGTAGGTACAGAGAGCAATCTACAATCATTGGTAAGGATAGTGTTATAAATGTCAGTAGGTAGGTATCATCTATAACTGTTCCCCAGGTACTCTGCTTCCCCACCAAAGTGATGATACCAGGTATGGAAAATTCAAATATATGCAACTTTTACCAGATCCCTTCATCTCTTGCATGCAAACATTATAGTTCAAATACGCCATACACCACCCACAGTTAATCATCTGGCAATACAAATAGAATATTTGAGTACATCTTTATTTACGCACAGAGCACAGTGCAATAAACCTTACAGGTTAATGTTAAAGGTAAACTGATCTGGAAGTCAAATTTCCACCTAAGTTGCCCTCTTTAGTTCTTAACAAATTTTAAGCATTTGACTCCTGTCATTCCTTTGTCATTTACTATAAATTCAGTGATTGAGACTCTTGCTGATTTGGGTGACCCTacagtgccctctctggcaagaataagcaagtgtctggacagtcaatgtcatctacagtcatggtggcggtgacacttgttcatgaacaaAGTGCgcgaggagggggggggggagctgagaacatgccaattgtgtagagaagttgggtaagggcttgttaccaggaatccaataaaaagaagatagagaggaggaaaaggagatgCAGAGAAATATGAAGAAAATGGTCTTTATTTctgtcactttttttttaaatcgaccaaCACATCATTGCCAtgtaaacataacaaaataacaaaaaataggGTCCCCAACCTTCATTTGCTGATACTCTTATCAACAAAATTCTTGATGTTccaagacagacatacagacttCCAAGTAATATTGTAATCCATACTGCTCTGTCAGAAATACACTCCTGTAGTGCCTGTCTCTTCTTGGCAAAGAAATCCATTATTCCTTCTTCACATAGTAGCAATTACCATAACTAAAATTCAAAAGAGAAATTATAAATGAAGATGTTTATTAATGTCACTAATTTTTACCCCCCTGTGTTACCTGTTAATTCTTAATCTAGAAAACAATGACTCATTGCAATGGTTGTAGTGGTAAAAAATAAGTATGTgtagaaatattcaaatttgattcAAATCAGGATCGTCGCAACAGTTTTACAATATGTTGAATCACATTGAACTCTGAAGTAATATAGTAGAAGAATTCAATAGCCATATCACACAGGAATACAGGAAAACATAGCCCATCCAAATTATCCCTGAGCCTATGACAAGCACAGCCACATGACAAACAATACCCAGCAGAGATCATGGTAATCTTCTGTACCTTCGATGATTTTGATAGCTTCAAGTGTATTATTTGGAATAGTTTAAGTAAATATTTACTTAACATTTTTGTGACTGAAAGGTATGACTACTTTCATCCACTTTCAGTTTATACACATTATCTTTACTATCAGAGTCCCTGTATCttgattttatgatattttagcAGTGATACATAATTGCTGCTCCACAGCCGGTTGTCGAAATGCAAACCAATTATTCATTTCTCTGAGACTTTTTGAGCAATGCATAACCACTCAAAAAGTCTCGGCAAGCAGCCATTCAGCTGGGCATGTACTGGAGTCATGCATGCACACAATAACGCTGACACTTGTGACATTGTCGATATGGAAACTTTTTTGAATGGTTGTGCGCTgcacaagaaatgaaataataggTTTCCATTTGGTGTTTTAAGGTAAAATGGAAGCATTTGAAGAGTTCTGTGTGATTGATTTGTTGGGAATGTTCAGCGACGAGAAATATCATGGTCCAGggcacaggcatttgtttcccgagttatggctcagaatatttgtatcagaatacaataaaatgatgataatatcgttaatattgacgtattaaaccaacactatatgaaaggggtaaaattacacttgtttctgtgatcgcgcagtttcactaaatgcgaaggaagacacaaGGTATGAAAGGCAGCCGCCATTACCGTACGTAAACATGAACGttcaaccggccgttgtactgggcaaacatttcgaaGATTTTACCTTCCGTCACTTCCTGGCTCCTAAATTTAATAATCTTCCgataaatcgtgtcgttgttacaatcggaccaCACTTACCAAAGATATCAACGGATTTCTGACGCCATGTAGGGGAATTGGAGCAGATAaattttttctaactaccttccGAGAACGTGATTGGATATCGATGTCTACATGTTAAATGGAGAGCCGTTATCGGCTGTAACATGTGCTGCTGTTACATAAAAGGGCTAggacaatatgcaaaataggtagttagaaaaaattTATCTGCTCCAATTCCCCTACATGGCGTCAGAAATCCGTTGATATCTTTGGTAAGTGtggtccgattgtaacaacgacacgatttatcGGAAGATTATTAAATTTAGGAGCCAGGAAGTGACGGAAGGTAAAATCttcgaaatgtttgcccagtacaacggccggttgaaCGTTCATGTTTACGTACGGTAATGGCGGCTGCCTTTCATACCttgtgtcttccttcgcatttagtgaaactgcgcgatcacagaaacaagtgtaattttacccctttcatatagtgttggtttaatacgtcaatattaacgatattatcatcattttattgtattctgatacaaatattctgagccataactcgggaaacaaatgcctgtggtccAGGGTATCGtgggtggtggcactagccatttcagtgaggaacgactaggGCCACCGCAGTGGCAGTAGTCTCTCCAGTGAGGGCCGGCTTCTGACATGGGGTGGTACTACTACTAGGCTTGTATTCTTATCACTCTGACTGTCTGCCTGGTGAGCTATAGATCTACCGTGTCTATATAAGACACGTGGCACCACAggaaaaatattaaataaataaggCAGGTCAAACGGGGTCGTCCACACAATAACTCTGGATGTATACGCGGCGGGGTTTCTATACGTCTTCTCCCCTCCGCTATGGTTCTTTCCTTGGGtagaagacgtgtcgaaaccccacAGTGCagcgtatacatccagagctattTACACAACTGTGCATGCCAATGGCAATGACGAGATACTGGCATGTTTACTGCAAAGCCAAAGTGCAATATCGTACGTAGTCCATACTAACTTATCGTTGATTTAGAGACGTTGAACCCTGAATCGGGTATTTCAGGGTCTCCCTATCTTTACCCTTTAAAAGGAGTGTTGCTAAATTAACTCAAATAAGAAGAAACTGTCGAAATCATAGGTTTTCACCGATAATATTACCTGTGAGTGGTGTTTTGGACTTCGAGACAGGAACCATATTGGATTTTGCGTCGCTGTGCGCATGCCTGACCAATTCGGCAAAGTGAAGCTGCAAAGTGATTGACTGAAGCGTAGAATCATGCGTGAAAAGGTCGTGTAAGGTCACAACCCCACAACATTATCACCGATGCATATGACAGTTACAACGTTGTAATAATACTTGAATGACCACTGGCACAGGAAGCTTACACCTGACTCTTAGTGGCATCTAAATGgtaaaataattgtataattgtaaattttgttttgacCTGAACgaggacatgtacatgtttaaatgatgtagtactactactaggcTAAAGTAAAGGCAGGGACTCAAAtaatcctgcttgcagacggagtaattCGGAACGCGATCTGTCCCTCCAGTATACCGTCTGCAAGCGGGATTTGGGCGCACGTAATTTAGGAAACATGGTCTCCAAGAACTCTGACCTTCGATGGCGACGGATTACTTAGTCCCAATTTAAACTCGTCTTATTTCAACTCACCCCATTCAACTCAACGCAATTTCAACTTGCCCCAGTGTCAGCTCGCCTAAATTTCAGTGCATCGGATTTGTGGGCtgattgcttgtttttatttttcatttatttgtttaacataaaaaatggtTTTCTTACCAACAGGAGGGATAGACATGGATAAACCAAATTGAAAGTCAATATAGGTACGCACGATGTTTTTACATAGAATGATAGATCTACCATTcgtcatatataatttataaaccaGGACAGGAAATGCAATCGTGAGCACATCACACTAATCCTATTTTAACTCCACTCACTTCCAGGAATTGATCCAGCCAGACTTTGCACTTTATTATGATAGACATCAAGATGAACGATGGGCACAAATAGTCAGAGAATAATACCTCATATTGCGTATTTTGCATGTCACGTTAGTCTTAATTCTATCAGTGCATTCCCGATTTGCCTACATGCACTTGTAAATCACATCtacaaataaattttactacATGATTTTGAAAGGGGTTgaggcgagttgaaaatggggcgagttaaTATTGGGGTAAGTTGAAATTGAGGTGAAGTGAATTGCAACCATCTTCAGTATCTCCGTCCCACTTGGGACCAACAATGCACCATCTTTCGTTCTCTTATGATAAACTGAAGGAAATGCTTAAGGAATCTACTGTACTTCCTTTATGTGGCCCTTGCTTTTGAAATATTAGCACATATGAGTATTCAtagacaaaatgaaacaaagcaaatgatatatttatttacttcaaAAGTATGTCTGTGGTCTTGCTATTAAAGATGTTTACctatgcatattaatgaagATTAACAGGCGAGGGTGCCAAAACAATTTTTTGCAATGAAACGGATGTCATACAtgaatgatataaacatgatatatttttacAAGAATTTGTTGGCGTTCtcatataattaatatttatgaaaactgTAGAAGTGAACTCTTGAAAATAAGCAGCAAAACAAAGTTAACATTTCGTATTCTTTGTTAGTAGATTAATAGTACTAGTAGAGGACATCATGGCAAGTTCTGATGTTTATGAGGACAAACCTCAAGTAGGGGTGTGGAGGAAGTTCTTGATTGAGATGAGCAGAGAGATGAGGGATGAAGACTTACAGCGTGCCAAAGTAGCAGCTAGAGATAACATTGGTAGTAAAGGTTTTGAAGAAATCACCAACGCACTAACTTTCTTTGAGACGTTGGAAAGAAACGGATTGATTGGAGAAGATAACACAGATtatttgaaacaaatatttgaaagtatTCACCTTAATACAGTGTTAAAAGAGTTGAATGAGTACAAGGAATTGAGAAAGGAATACTTAAAGAAAAGAGGTGAGATTATGTGTAGGAGACCGGGTGCTGTGTTTGTTGGCAGAGAAGAATATTTGGAGGAAGTGATAACCAAGCTGAAATCTGAGTCAGATCGGATCACCTGTGTTAGTATCTGTGGTTTGGCTGGGATGGGAAAAACTGAGCTAGCGTTGGAAGTGTGTTCTAGAATGGATTACaggtaaggcctaaaaaaaaataattgtttggttctggttacctgaccccatctagtttttcattgccaaccctaaactttgtttacatatattcaagaaaaaattataaaataaaattgtaaaaattgtgtgaactcttacaagaaatagtggatgctgaaactggcatcaacttaaaaagacaatatgaaactgttcttccaatctgaaatggctgtacatctgatgagaagaaaccaataacacagagaccatatggaaaacaacggaaaacataactacctgaactagacatttacacatgaaaaaaaatctacctaccccacctattctaaattgagcataatcagaaccacacaatttttttaagcCTCAGGTAAAATAAAAGGTTGGGGGACTGTGGATAAAtacagtattattttatttttacttcttTACATTATTACATCTTCAGTTTGCCATTTAATAAAGACAACATTTTTTGGCTTtggtcaaaatgacaaatactgTGTTTTCTTGTGGGTCACCACATGGTAAGAGAtaaggggaacaccaaattttggtgggtCATCAGGGCGTACCATGTATATTGATTTATATAACATGACTTTGTTATATATTCATACTCAGGGCATACCATGTATATTGATTTATATAACATAactttattatatattcatactcAGGGCATACCATGTATATTGATTTATGTAACATAactttattatatattcatactcAGGGCATACCATGTATATTGATTTATGTAACATAactttattatatattcatactcAGGGTATACCATGTATATTGATTTAAATAACATAACTTTattgtatattcatatttagGGCATACCATGTAAGCCTGAGAGAGAAGAAATCACTTCAAGAAGTTCTTCTGGAGATGCTCACTTCTCTTGGGGTGaacgtgacctttgacacagcAGATTTTGTGATGCTGAAAGACTGGTGTGCCTCCTGTAAAATAGGTAAGGTAGATAATTTAAAAGTTAAAAGGGTCAAAGTGTAAAGGTGAAAACAGGGAAAGTGGAGGTTCAAAGTTTAAAGGTCAAATATGTAAAGTGGAGTTGTATACAAATTGTGATGAAGTTTATTTCTGATCATAAATCACCCTAGTATGTGTAAACCAAAGGTACCAGTAATCTTATTCTTAGATATATATGTTCtgcattctttctttctttctttctttttttcttacagaaatgatttttaaattttgatacaGTGTGAGTTATAATTTTGTTAGAAAACACTAACTTTATTACCAATTTACCTTCCATTTCAAATGGTGTGGTAACTATGCTTCAGTTGAAAAGACCTTTAAAAGCAAACAGAGAGGGCGCTCAATAGTTTGAAGACACACGATGTTAAAACATAGTCTTTTTAATGTAATATGTGAATTAATTTTAGATACCATCCTGTTCATTGACAATGCTGATAAAGTGATGGAACCAGAGAGTCGTGTTTGTGATGACTTCCATAACATTCTCCTTGAACTTCTACGCACCAAAAACAAGCGACTCAAAATAATCATGACTTCGAGATATGCGTTTAGTGAGGTACGTTTTGGGCATGTTGCTTTCAAGCAAATAGAGTTGAAGCCATTTGAAATCTATGAATCTATAAATCTACTCCAAAAATTAGCAAGTATTTCATATGAAGAAGCGACTGAGTTGGCCACACTGACTGGCAATCTACCATTGGCTTTGAGGATCATAGCTAGCCGTCTAAAAGATGGAGGGGTTTTACCCAGGGATATCATTATGCAGCTTGACCCTGTCAAACAGAGGACTATGAAAACATTAGATTATCCAGTACATGAGGAATTGAAGTCAACTTTTAGTGAAAGCCCAGTTGATCAATGCTTGCAGTTAGTTTTTGAAGCATTACCCGATGCATTAAAAAACGCATGGTTGAAACTCTCTGTGTTTCCCAGTACATTCGATGAGTTAGCCGCACATGGTGTATTAGGTGAAGAAGAACTTAGTGCAGCTAAGATAGATATACTTCAGCCTTTAGTCAGCCTTTGGAAAGTTGTTCAGGCAGAAACAAATGTAAGCTTTGAAAATCTCAAAAATTATAAAGCTGTTGCAAAATACAGTCTACATCCACTCGTACGTTCTTTCTTACAAGAGATTCCTAAGGAGAAGAAATTACAAAATTCTGTGAAACAGGCAGAGAGAAATTATGTCAACTTTTATGACCAGCTGCTACGACAGAATGCAAAAAAAGTTGAGAAGAATTACACGGAAGTGATGAAATTCATGGTTCAAAACAACCAGACAAATCTGGATTATTATGTAGAATTGATGATGCAGTTGAAGATGAATCCTGCATTAGAGAGTAAGAAAGA comes from Glandiceps talaboti chromosome 11, keGlaTala1.1, whole genome shotgun sequence and encodes:
- the LOC144442669 gene encoding uncharacterized protein LOC144442669 — translated: MASSDVYEDKPQVGVWRKFLIEMSREMRDEDLQRAKVAARDNIGSKGFEEITNALTFFETLERNGLIGEDNTDYLKQIFESIHLNTVLKELNEYKELRKEYLKKRGEIMCRRPGAVFVGREEYLEEVITKLKSESDRITCVSICGLAGMGKTELALEVCSRMDYRAYHVSLREKKSLQEVLLEMLTSLGVNVTFDTADFVMLKDWCASCKIDTILFIDNADKVMEPESRVCDDFHNILLELLRTKNKRLKIIMTSRYAFSEVRFGHVAFKQIELKPFEIYESINLLQKLASISYEEATELATLTGNLPLALRIIASRLKDGGVLPRDIIMQLDPVKQRTMKTLDYPVHEELKSTFSESPVDQCLQLVFEALPDALKNAWLKLSVFPSTFDELAAHGVLGEEELSAAKIDILQPLVSLWKVVQAETNVSFENLKNYKAVAKYSLHPLVRSFLQEIPKEKKLQNSVKQAERNYVNFYDQLLRQNAKKVEKNYTEVMKFMVQNNQTNLDYYVELMMQLKMNPALESKKDHKMALSLFLMYEYYLDPDRRIEIFDNFAQSYKERGSQVEYCFMRAFEADSYIPKAYHNVAKQKLQEPFQILKSLEKDAVSSTEMYKLTLATCEYVQARCLVWEKGQRAAIKLYEKSLAVRTQLLKNHTYVARTLNAIGHAYYSLDEFNDSAKYHKEAVDVLSSVAKDGPHLDMPIFLTNVGTCCHAMGNSAADRKDTEESFAN
- the LOC144442409 gene encoding UDP-sugar transporter protein SLC35A5-like, which translates into the protein MDFFAKKRQALQECISDRAVWITILLGSLYVCLGTSRILLIRVSANEDHLFEYLPVTVNVCAELVKLIICSTLAIRLMVKEGKSCKEMFYIPKKDVPALFKWAVPGILYFLDNLINFYTIMAFGPAVAVLLSNFVVITTSILFRLILRRKFSSVQWAAVVILFLSLVALSTENSNQNHVNQHKDHAIDHIVVSTVSPNTIHNDDMCRPRKTHSVKNKDNEETTQKFKFTHGHLLVLTQCLIASTANIYNEKIFKEGKGMEDSIYVQNSKLYIFGVIFNSLSLIIHQEYRNRIYECGFFYGYNIYAMILILTNSCFGLTIATILKFRDNMFHVMSSSTVTVVVITYSIAFLHFEPSLNFFLQAPVVLLAIFVYNASKLTFPEKESAESSQTQTQLKRNGRIHSEQRNLISAIEEEEEEEDSV